A stretch of DNA from Lotus japonicus ecotype B-129 chromosome 4, LjGifu_v1.2:
taattcagaattttatgagtttttattgtgatttgctaaattttgatagtttttatctatatttatttagtacctttttaaattttagatttgattaggatttaggttgtttgtttttatgtatctttgttagatagtttctgttaaaaaatcttcctaaaaaatattattttttatatagagtatcaatatcaatctatattagaaaataaaaagggttaGTAGAGCAAAAAAACCTTCATACGTTCTCTATCTCTAAATACTCACacaattttctctatttctccctTCTTCATCTCAACCATGGCAAacctcaaatcatatatgcttcaaaaacaacatggaccttcactcacttcaattaaatttttcattataaatttatccCCATCacaattgagattttttttttatggttaccAAGGGAAATCACACTTGAGATTTGAGAGTGCATgttcttcaaactcaaaaacgagTTTCTCACTTCTTGCTTCAGCCTCTTTGTTCCAGGTATGTAAAAAACAATGCTTTGTGGCTTTGTAGACTAAGAATTGTTATCACTCAAAAGTCAAAGGCATATCATTTTCCTCATATCTCTGGTagtccttcttcttcaattttaatGATTCTTTCATGTAGTtctagaagtgtcttttgttctCACTGGTCATGAAAGGTGAATTGTTTTCCATCTGTTCTCACTTTTTAAGGGGGGATTAAAAGTTTCTTTGATGTTGTAAGCTTATGAATTAGGCTAACCAGATCTTACTGCAGTGTGTTATCCAAATCTTAAGGTTAATGGCCATAAGTACGTACTTTAATTTGAGGCATGTACTACTAACAAAGATTGAGATATAGGTGCATTTGAATGTATGTGAACATTtatacaaacatagtcttagtgACTAACATAAGCGAGgtgagatcaataaaaaaaatattgtgcatataaaataaaaatcagaaaaattcactaaaaataccataaaatttaattaatactctagaaataaatcaaaaataaattaagataaaatcaagaaataaacaatctaaatcctaatcaaatctaaaatttaaaaagatattttttatgagaatataattaacttgagatcaataaaaaaaatattgtgcatataaaacaatagaaaatatatattttttaattaattgagGTATGTGGAAAAGTAGTGTGATTCATTTCACCTTGCAATTTAGATTTTTTCATAGTTTGGGTGAGATTCTTCTACAACTGAATACCTATAGGTTAGTGTTAATTTGGAATTGCCAAATCCTATTgctatcaggctgatttagtgacgtgtcgttctcacgttaattcttaatgacgtgtcattcccacgttaattctcataaaaaaaattccacgtgtcattctcaggttatttctcataaaaaaaatatatttttaaattttagatttgattaggatttaggttgtgtattccttgattttatcttaatttatttatagagtattaattaatttttatggtatttttattgaattttcggatttttaattaatttaggattttatgagtttttattgtgatttgcaagattttgatagtttttatctatatttatttagtacatttttaaattttagatttgattaggatttaggttgtttatttcattattttatcttattattgatttaagttgtttatttcttgattttatctgttggtcttttattttatttttgatttatttttagagtattaattaatttttatggtattttattgaattttcagatttttatttaattcatgattttatcagtttttattgtgatttgctagattttggtagtttttatctatctttagttagtatcttttttaattttagatttgattaggattaaggtgatttatttcttgattttttgttgGTGTTTTCAAGTATCCTTAGACTTTAATTACgataaaaaattagaatatatttttaagaaaaatacaaTGAGAAATAAATTCTATGATTCTGTCTACTAAGTTAAGACACAACCCCAAGTCCTAATTCTAAAAGAAGGAATTATCTATCATTCTAATATAATCCTCATGAAACAGGAATGGTCAGTCAGCCAATTATACATATTCCTTCATTACCAAGATAACTGCACTAgatacttatgttttatctatgTCAGCCTGCTACATGATGACACCATTGTAAACATGAGGGAGCATGGTTTTCTAATAACAGGATGTTTGCTTGAAAGGCTTCTCCTGACTGCTTGATATGCATTATCAGTTTGAAATACAATCAAAAGTTAAAAACTTTATTTTCCTAGATCTCAAAAGTTATCTGAAcagatatatatttttctcttcaaagtCCAATTACTATTTAAGTTGATGTGGTCATTGCTGGATTTTGTTGGGGTGCAACCTTAAGAATTAAGTTAGATTTCCTTCCTAGGTCTTTTGttttaagtaattttaactGTCCATTACCACCTATGAAGAAGTAAAGGGCTATAGAACAGTGCTAAATCTAAATTAGGGCTATGAAAATAAACTACAAATATTACACTGATTAAGGCCATGAGATGGTATGAGAAAAATGATAATTTGATTTAAACGGGTAAAGTACAATTTTTACTCATTTAACTTACGATTAAGAAAAAGTAACCAAAACATAATGCAATAAGGGGAAGACAAGTATGGTAACATAtatagagaagaaaaagaaataagtagACAATCACAAGATCTCTATGGCGCAAGCGACATGGACGCATACCacacttcaagtcttcaacccCGCCCCCAAAAGCCTCCTCAAGGACATGCCCTCCGCCCCTGAAACCAACGCCGATTTGGGTTTTCGCAAGTTGCATAGGATCATCGACAGGGAAGATGATTACCGCCAGAGGAGGCTCAACAGCATAATCTCCTTCTCTGAAGAAGGACCTCTACCTCTCGCTTTCCCACAATCCTCCTCAACGACAATGGCAAAGAggtaacttaatttttttccccTTTATTTTTTGTGTCTGATGAAATGCTTAGTAGAAGGGAAactgaaattttattttggtgATGGTTTTCAAAAGATGAATGATATATCAATTCCAATCTGTTTCTCTggcttaacaaaataaaatagcaaGAGTAGTAAAGCATTTTAGCAAGAACCTGTGTTTTGGTTATCAACCTTGACATGTCTTTGagccataaaaaaaaattgaaaataagaagagaaaatgatatCACTTTCCATAAccataaatctaaaaaaaaagggaaaaagtaaTAAATGATGAGAATACATACATCAAATTTTCCATCATAGATCGTAGCACCAACCTGAGCCATATCGTGAGTCTCAAAGGTAATCACACCGCTCTGCCATGGGATTAACACTGTCATTACAAATACTTTCTTCAACCTACAAATCAAGGAGAAAAAATCACACATGTTATTTAACCCCTGAAAATGCATAGAAGCCAAAGATATATAAGGActctgttgaatatctgttaagatttagtttattattaatctaacaaagagataaaaagaaactaaatatatctaaacctatctctatttaaatagatattatctatatttaaaaaaattcaataaaaataccataaaattaatgaatactctaaaaataaatcaaaaataaattaagataaaatcaagaaaaaagcaacctaaattctaatcaaatttaaaatttaaaaatgtatttttttatgagaattaacctgagaatgacacgttgaatttttttatgagaattaacgtaagaatgacacgtcactaagaattaatgtccctaacttttttttaaaagagtgagtttgaaagctatagcttaagttaatttgttaatatattaccaaataataataataataataataataacatatgtgtgcgggtatgagccggttgggtactataatgCTCATACCCGCACTCATACCCACTACTTTTTACGGGTAATTACCTAtacccaacctcatacccatttagcggttttttaccctacccatagttggtattttttgcgggtaccatATGGGCCGGAAACCCTATGGGTCCGAGACCCACTGCCATCCCtacatttagattttggcaaagatgaaaagcttcctgtaatgacattgaattgtctaaaggtggagagcatcgagttgctacccacgcgagTATGGGGACGGgaacaggtaattttttaaaacgcagGTATGAGGATGGttctatagtaccctacccattgtcatccctacttagttggaataaacacaataatatcatactttatgatttatcttacacaatcctaatttgtgctactatcacattcattttttttaagattaatttgttgctaatttcttatatctatgatttgtgttattgtcttcatATTCACGAAGAATGTAAAACGAGTTCCTGTTGATCTCAACCAGGCTTATAACAGAAGTCTTTATGTcaactttgcttagcatttctgagtcttctatttcatccattgtttaatatatttttaataatcaaggtattaattgacgtatcaaatacaatagacgtattccccgtgcaacgcgcgggtaaaaaaacactagtaactCACAATTAACAAGGTAAACACATATATGCATAGAAAAAATAGAGTCAAttgaaaatatttgatttcattagtgAACTTTCTAAGTGTATTTGCAATACGATTTAAtcaagttatatatatatatatatatatatatataacttgtATAATTATGATATCAGTAAATGTACATGGGATAGTTTACTATACTAATGATTTCACATAGTAATTAGAAACAAGATTTTTCATCTTCCACTATACAAACCGCTAAAGACTTCACTGTTTCCGCCTAGTGATGCTTCCCACTCTATCGAGGACATCACAATTTGGGTCAATGCCCTAACGACATCTCTCATTTCAGGCCTTTCCATTGGATCTTCTTGTAAGCACCACTCTGCTATTTCTGCTATCTGTAAGATTGATATGAGATTGAAGAATATATATTACAAATAATAAGAAtgacaaaataaaaacaccaaTATATGTATGGATCGTAGGAATGTCTTGGTTGTTTCAGGATAAAAGATATAGTTTGAATCCTATTATAGGAAGACAAAACTTTTAAGGTTGTGTTGGCACATCAGACACATGTTGCAAAAGAATACTTGTCTAACACACTCATGAGTCATGACACATCACATAtatacaattttaatttaaaatacaaaTACATTATAAGCTTTGGCATTGCTTAAACATAGTAAGATATGACTTAAGTATAACAAGTTATTACAATTAGACATCACTACTTATagttataaatatattttttatttttcttccacTTGTACGTTAATAGTTCTACTTGATCATTTGGAAGTCTTTAATACATATCAATAAATattatggattttttttttgaaaaacacataATAATACTTTAGTCTGACAAATGATTGTCAAGTAAAGCATTATTTTGGCACATGAAAGTATAACAAAAGTTACTTAAGTACTTCAAAGAAATCCCATAAAACGTTTTATAAAAACGAAATTTGTTGATCAATTTGGTCATTAAAAATATACATGGAATAAtgaattcatttttttaagcaaaatgaattatatataaatcaAATAATGAATTCAAACTAATCATTCAACATGCACACAAAAAACCGAATTGATCCATAAAAGCTAATAGGAAAATTCATGTAAGTCCTTAAAAGTCATTATTAAAATTAACAATGGTTTTCATATGTGGGAGGGGTGTATTTAGTGAGAAAGACTTTCTTATGTAAGACTGAGAAGAGTGAATATCGACCGTTCAACTATACATGAATGACCAAGATTAAAAATCATtattactattttatttttcaatcccCTTTCACTTTTACATTGCCACAAAAACTTAAATCttttttacatttttctttcttttatttgattaaaatttCCTTCTCATTTAAAAACTTTAAACCTACATTCTTGATTTCCCATTCACAAACAGTGAAGCACATCACTTATCAGTCCTTCATTCTTCCATTTAAATCCTTTATTTCaggtaataattattttttatcataTTGATTAATAAGTGATACCTTAGTTACTtatagaaaaagtatttgtttaTATTAATAACTCGataatacttttaaaaaaaacttgataATGAAAAGAATTGAGCACTACTTTGAAATATTTATCGTGAATAACTATGATGTATATTTAAACTCTTAACACTAATATGTTTATGCCATGTTGTATTTTTTAAACTATACTTCTTTATGTATATTTAGTAATCACAACTTAAAATTTCTGAGTTTGTTATTGGCCCTTGTCAAAACCTGTTGTGCAATGAAAATTCCGCCATACCATTCTTTCAAAGATGTCATTTTACAACACTTTATACCTTAGCCGTTTTAGGGGGTTAGACTATATTGTAATAATATTGTGTAAATTATATTGATATGAGAAAACAACTTTTTCCCTTTAGTGTTTGCTCTTTTTCTATCACCTATGAAGTTTCAACTAAAGAAATATAATTTGATTCCTGATATACCTACTTTTTGATGCGTGGAGAAGAACAATGAGGGGTAGTTCGTATCttgttttaattattaatgattgttgagacttattctcattttttctattttttaaagCTTTCTTTTGTTTGTCGTAGTGTAAATTGTGGTGTGGATAATCTGACTTAGAACTCAAGCTCTTTCCCCAACTCTGTTTGGGTTGAAGAGGTTCTGTCGGATCTCCTTTCGTTTGTCCAACATGATGTAGTGATTTTTATGTCTGTTTAATCTTTTAATAATAAACTCTCCTTAAAAAATACAATTCCAAATATCTCTAAGCcaataaatatatattcatTGCTGCTTGGCTTCTTGTTTGCATCTCATGAATGTTCAGAGACAAATTATTGAGAAGTATAAAGGACCTAGTGATATTCCCTAAGCACCAAATATTTTAATCTCTAGACTAACCTTTTCCCATTTTTATACTGACTCTCCGTGGAGAAATTAAACTAAAAGGGGCATTAAAGACCAATAAGATGTTAGTTTAATGATAGGTAAGTTAGAATTCCCTAAGAATAAGAACGCAAGTTCAAATTTTGAGAAAAATGGTACCTTGTATCCGAATGATGATTAATCTTGTCCtcacaaaaaaaaatgcagGGGATAAAAGGGAGCATAGAAGCATTGAATCATACATGTATCTAGGTAGAATCTAACCTTGTAGACATCTTCCATTGGATAGCTggcttcgagattattatctaTGACATCTTCTAAAGCAATCATCGGGTCATCATCTTGAAATACTTTATTAACCTGAATGtgatgaaaacataaaataaaataaaataaatcattttcttttctataaGATAGTAAAGCTGATCTATATTCGAGTAGAATAAAGATTGGTAAACACCCAAAGGGTGGTGTAGATCacaagagagataggaagaaatgagagataaGTGATAAATGTGATATACTGACATAGAGTAATTGGATGTCATAGAAATACTGTCAAATATTTTCAAACTTCAATCCAATTCCCCCCTTTCCCCTTATTCTTTGTTTTTCTATATTTTCACAACACTTACAACAGTAATAAGTGAGTTCATTTTGGTGGCTTCTTTGCTCTCTCGGAATAGTGCACGTTTTCCTGTTAATAGCTCTGACAAAACCACTCCAAATGCAAAGACATCAGTTTTTGGGGTCACCTGAAGCTCCTTCACAGATCTTAAaggtaaaaaataaagaatgttAGAAAAGAATTAATTGGGAAATAAATTATCTTTTCCATTGAATGCACCAAACATTCTAATTATGATTGAAAAGCACAAAACCTACTCTGGTGGAAGGTAGCCTGGTGTTCCAACAAGCCTTGTTGCTATAAAACTTTCATCATTGGTTCTGTCTACTAGCTTTGCAAGTCCAAAATCTCCTACCTTTAGTACACAGAATTGACAGCAACTTAATACTGAAATCTTTGGTAAGCAGTTAGTATTTCTTAGAAGTACAAGTATAATGATTGAAGAGCATCTTTTTTGTTTAATTGTAAATGAATGTTAACATTGTATTCTGATGACAAAAGTGAACAGATGATTCAGGTTAATGTCCCTCCGTAGACCTCGTGCGCATAACGGGAGATTTGTAGCACCATGATTGTCCATTATTAGAATATTTGTTACTTGTcaatgatttttcctttagaaaaaaaacttcaaaGATATAAATTTCAAGTCAGAATAAAAGAAATGAACTCAAGTTACCTTAGCTCTGAGCTTTTCGTCAAGAAGGATATTGCTAGTCTTTATATCTCGGTGAACATATCGTGCTTTCGTATGATCATGTATATATTCAAGACCTTTTGCAGCATCAAGTGCAATCTGAACCCTAGCACTCCATGAAAGAGGCTGGTAACCTGTTCCAGTTCCACCACCAGGTCTTAGATTTATTGGTATATATCTAAAAATATTTGACTTTTTCCTAAACTAAAAGGAATGCATTGCACTATGCACCTGAACTAGATTTAGTTTGGATACAAACAAAAGAACATtaattggagcttatctactaggAAAAACATGAGTGATCTTTAGTCCGCATCCAAATGGGTTTCTAGTACCTTTGTGGCCTTTATGGTGTTACTGAAAACTGAATACTAATCATTCACCCGATCAGTTCATGGATCTTGGATCCAATATACCTTTTAGTAATGGATCATGAAGATGGTCACTAAGAGATCCATTTGATACATACTCATACACCAAATAGAGGTGATCTTCTCCACTGGCATATCCCAACAGCTCCACCTGCAACAGTGATTATATATCAGTGGTATATTCAAACATCATATCTTTAAGACTATATATATCAAAGAACCATCATCAGAGGTATCACTTACAATGTTGATATGATTGATCCTACACAACACCTTGAGTTCTGCATAGAACTCTCTAGATTTATTAGACCTCATCTTCTTCACAGCAACCTCCTGTGATAAAAAAAACACCCCAATTCTTAATTAGCATTCAGTGCATTAAGAGAATGCAATTTCACTTTGGATTACATCTAAACAGTCTAGGTGGGATTTGCATACCGTCTTCCCTAACATTCCGAAATACACACTCCCAAATCCACCCCTTCCAATTTTTTGAGTTTCATCAAAGTAATTTGTAGCCTCTTCAATGTCATCAAGGTTGTACACTACTGGTCTTTCTGATTCTATTGACATTGCATCTGCACCAATATTTACATGAATATGCAATAGTCCTCCTCTCAGTCTCCTAACAGAGACAATTACTAACAAAATTTATGTTGGCATTTTAAATTACCAGAAATGTATCGCGTATGAAGGTTACTGTTCATTGAGGAGAATTTTCTACTGCGAATTGATCTTTTAGAGACAACTTGTGAATCTTCTTTGCTGATTTGATTGGCTCCTTTTCTCCTGAGAATGACAATGATGATTGCAATAATTGAAAGTAATACCACGCCCGCTAAGATGCCAATGATGATTATCCAGTTCTTATGTTTCTTTTCTGCCAACATGGGAAAAATCAAAGGAAGAGGAATTGACATCAAGAGTGAGTGTTAACACACAAAAGCATCTGTTTAATTTGTTTGGATGAAATCTATCTATCCAAACTTTACCTGGTCAGTGAGCATCATTTGATTAAACATACAAGTCCATTACCCACTTGACCCTATTTCTAGGATTGAATTTAAACCATGAAAAACATTATCAGATGAAGTGAAAATAGTTCAATGAAATATTTGTTATTTCTAAAGAGCAATCATTTTGAAGATTTAACTAAGAGGGCAGGGGCACACATAAATGCAAACGGATAAAATTTAGATATAGTACTTTGGTTACTGTTTGTATTATTATCCAATGAAAAGCTCAGATACCTACTTTCTTAATATAtgctttattaattttttcaatgTAATAAATTCCCACAATTTCCACTTTTCTAACTCAATGTCACTTAGTTTCGTTCAATGATTAGCGATATAAAACCTCTAGAAAAAAATTGCTGAGGTTATTAACAGGAATACCAATGCTAGCCTTGATTTTGCAAATTGAAGTACATCACTGCTGTTGATCAAAGTTCAAAGCTTGCTGAAACAATGTAATCTTATTGCAGTATTTAAGTTATGAATCATCACGGAGTATTTTCTAATTTCTAATACACCATAGCATATAGCTAAATACTAATTTCTTACTCTATATTTACATGCAAATTGCTGAAGAAAGTAAAGTGAAAAACATGGAGAGGAGTCACCTTTTTTGTTAGAAGGTGGAACACGAAGCCCTTTCAATTCCTTGGGAACAAACAGCACCCAACCAAGGTCTATGAAACCAGTGTTCTTATCTAGAATTATGTTCATGCTCAGTATGCCAGCCCGTGTAGAATTTAACAGATTAGCAATAGTTGTTTGTGTATCATTCTGCTGAACTGTGTAGGTGACAACTATTTGAGACTCATTTTCTGAACACCCACATGGAATATGTATCGATAAATGCTCTTCCGGAAACAACGTACCGGTAACTGGCCAGGCTTGGCCACTGTAAATCAGGTCTGAAATATTCGAGAAAATGTCATTTGGCCTGACTGTGTAGGTTGTATCATAGAAATATCCGCTAAGTTCATTGGTTATTTTGCAAGAACAAGGTACTGTTATGAGGTAATCTTGTCTGGTTCTATACATTATAGGATTGATTTGGGAAGAACTAACGGAGTAAAAGGTGGCAATTTCTTCAACTGTGTGATTGTGGCTTATGTGGTAGAGGAAGGCATTACATGTTTTGATATTGGCAGAGCAATTAAGAGGAGCTATAACAGACGTTTTTATGGAAACTTCAAAGGCTGAAATTCTATGTAATGAAGTCGCCAACAgagggaaaagaaaagaaaaaagctgAGTGAAAGAAGCCATATTTGTGATCCCTGGTgaagggagaggaggaggaaaagATAGAACAAGTTTTAAGGTGCACCAGTTGGTCTTGTCATCACTTGATTGTTGACACTTCCGAGGAACAGAAACATTTCAAGTCGcctatattattataataatccGATACCCTTTTGTCAAACTCAGCATTAACCATTAATGTTGATTATAACTATAATAGATATCTTATAGTGtcaatataaaataaaacaatcGTTCTCCCTGAACTAATTTCAATGAAGACTTTGGTTGTTACCAATAAAGTTCAGCACAACTAGTAGATAGTTAGACTCTGTAAGCATCTAGTTGAGGATTCGATGCTAGATGATGTGTATGAAGATTGAAAAATGATTTGTTAGGAGAGATCTACTTAATGTGATCTCAGAGCATTGAGAGACTTGGCCTCCAACCGTGGAAATATATTGTTTCAACAAAAAATATGAAGACTTAGGATGTTACTTCCGAGATAAACATTACTACTCGATGCTTACAATTCTTTGCTAACTAGGTTACCTTCTGTGAATGACGAGGATGAGAGTATTTTTCTGTGGAACCACTAAAGACAGTACTAGCCACATAGCCAGTTGAAGATAACAGCTATAGATACCTATGATTCCACCACTTGTCATACCATTAATTTTTCTCCCCTTCAATTTGTAAAGTGCCCACTAGAATCTTGTTGTTGTGTTTTTAACGCGGTGCCTAAgttaaatttaaattgatttaataaaaataaaatttgctcCAAGTTTGAGCTGGTTCAAGGTGGCTTCATATTTTTCGAGAATAGATTGACACGGTATGTTTAAAGTCTTACACTAATGACAAAATGGGAGGAGAATCTAGTGACCTATTTGGCCGAATGATCAGGATTCAGGAGGGAGACATTCCAATAACCATGCATGAGATCCTGTCATGTCTCCCAAGTTAGAGGCAGAACACAGAAATTGTTGTCAGGTCTCCTCATAACCTTCATCTAGAACCACTAATACACCTTGAAATTGAAAGTCAATCAATGCCTTCATGCCAAGGCACCATTTTTTTGTAATTCTCTTTTGTAAGACAGGGCAACTGGAAAGTGATATCTATAGCTTGCCATCTCTGAAACACTTTCaatacttctcttaatcctctatATCAAACCAAGCTATGGTTCCACTGTATTAGAGGAATAGAAGGAAGTTCTAAAA
This window harbors:
- the LOC130710035 gene encoding lysM domain receptor-like kinase 3, whose amino-acid sequence is MASFTQLFSFLFPLLATSLHRISAFEVSIKTSVIAPLNCSANIKTCNAFLYHISHNHTVEEIATFYSVSSSQINPIMYRTRQDYLITVPCSCKITNELSGYFYDTTYTVRPNDIFSNISDLIYSGQAWPVTGTLFPEEHLSIHIPCGCSENESQIVVTYTVQQNDTQTTIANLLNSTRAGILSMNIILDKNTGFIDLGWVLFVPKELKGLRVPPSNKKEKKHKNWIIIIGILAGVVLLSIIAIIIVILRRKGANQISKEDSQVVSKRSIRSRKFSSMNSNLHTRYISDAMSIESERPVVYNLDDIEEATNYFDETQKIGRGGFGSVYFGMLGKTEVAVKKMRSNKSREFYAELKVLCRINHINIVELLGYASGEDHLYLVYEYVSNGSLSDHLHDPLLKGYQPLSWSARVQIALDAAKGLEYIHDHTKARYVHRDIKTSNILLDEKLRAKVGDFGLAKLVDRTNDESFIATRLVGTPGYLPPESVKELQVTPKTDVFAFGVVLSELLTGKRALFRESKEATKMNSLITVVNKVFQDDDPMIALEDVIDNNLEASYPMEDVYKIAEIAEWCLQEDPMERPEMRDVVRALTQIVMSSIEWEASLGGNSEVFSGLYSGR